In Lycium ferocissimum isolate CSIRO_LF1 chromosome 11, AGI_CSIRO_Lferr_CH_V1, whole genome shotgun sequence, a single genomic region encodes these proteins:
- the LOC132038539 gene encoding uncharacterized mitochondrial protein AtMg00860-like, whose product MAMVEPKIYPDTDCKIREENARLFANIEKCAFRVDKVVFLGFVVSANGVEVDEEKMESIRTWPTPKSATDVRSCHGLASFYRSFVKGFSTIAFPLTGLIEKEVPFVWGDEQEKAFQDLKSMLSSSPLLQLPNFEKTLEV is encoded by the exons atggccatggttgaaccGAAGATTTACCCTgataccgattgtaagataCGAGAGGAGAAtgcaag GTTATTTGCTAATATCGAGAAATGTGCTTTTCGTGTTGATAAAGTGGTGTTCTTGGGTTTTGTGGTGAGTGCAAATGGTGTGGAGGTTGACGAAGAAAAAATGGAGTCTATTAGAACTTGGCCGACTCCTAAAAGCGCAACCGATGTGAGGAGTTGCCATGGGTTGGCAAGTTTCTATAGAAGTTTTGTAAAGGGGTTTAGTACAATTGCCTTTCCCTTGACCGGATTGATCGAGAAAGAAGTTCCTTTTGTTTGGGGAGATGAGCAAGAGAAGGCATTTCAAGACTTGAAATCCATGTTGAGTTCGTCGCCGTTGTTGCAATTACCCAATTTTGAGAAAACTTTAGAAGTTTAG